The following proteins come from a genomic window of Suttonella indologenes:
- a CDS encoding VENN motif pre-toxin domain-containing protein, with product MGNSATDAAQGSLNAQSAVENNSLYVDKNG from the coding sequence GTGGGCAACAGCGCAACAGATGCAGCGCAAGGCAGCCTGAATGCGCAAAGTGCGGTGGAGAATAATAGCCTTTATGTTGATAAAAACGGGTAG